From the genome of Halobacteriovorax marinus SJ:
GTCTCTTCTCTTCACTCCATGTTGCAAATTCCTCATCATCGAGTCCTTTACAAAAATAATCTCCACTTCCACTTAAGTGAATGGACTTGATCTCTAGGTGTGTTGAGATCCAGCTAAAGAGAGTTTCGAGTTCGAAAATCATCTCTGTGTTAATGGCATTTTGAACTTCAGGACGATTTAATTTGATGCTGATACTTCGCGTTTCTTTGCTAAGATCAACACTGAGTGTGTTGTAGCTAAAAAGTGACATTTATACCTTCCTTGGTCTTGCTGGAATCTATCCTTGATTCCATGAATAAATTTTTTCAAAAAAGGCCAAACTCTGTCAAAAAAAAATAGGGAATAGGACCATAAATCTATGGATATTTAGTGATTTCTAGTACTTGCTTGTTGTTCTTGCTAGCTCGATTCTAGGAGAGATTGAAGGTCTTCATATAATTCCCGATCTTGAATGTCGGACTTTGAAGGTGATATTTGTGTTTTCTCAATGGCCTTCTTTCTAAGTTTTAAGATTTTAAGATCGTCGTTAAGAGCAGTGACGAGCTTTTTATTTTTATAATATTGTATTTCAAAGTTTGAACCGTGGTAGGCGCTAGGGTTATCTCTGATATTAACAATGACGCCCACTTTCTTCTTCTCATAAGCAGGGTCTCTATAAAGGCGAAGATGTCCTCTAATAAGACTTAAGAGACGTACTCCATCAGAGTTAGACTTTCTCAAAATAACCTGTGTATTTGGTGCGAGGATGACGGTACCAATAACTTCATCATTGAAATCAATGACTGCACTTCCATCTCTTGCTGTTGTAATAACCTCGTTGATGGCCACAGGGGTTTGTGTGGTGACTTTTCTAATATCATTTCTTACTTTGGAGTATTTTAATGTGTGACCTTGTAGAGGGGAGACATAGATCTCTGCGTTTGTGATATTAACTAGTGTTAGAAAGAGAAGTGATAGAGCTACTTTTACGATACCTTCTTCTCTCTTGTTTCAGACTTTATCATCTTCATGATCTTGTCTGGGTGTATACTTGTATCAGCACTGAAGATTAATCTCTCTTCTATATTTTTGAAACCATGTATTTCTTCTTTTTCAATATCTATCACTTCACAGTCATGACTCGTGAGCATAAATGTCTTCTTAATGACTTTCTCAAGTTCAGTGATATTACCCGGCCAATAATGTGAGATGATATATTGCATACTTTCAGGGCTTAATTCTCTTGGAGCAAGACCTCTCTTTACGCACTCAATTCTAATAAAGTAATTGGCAATAGTAAGTATATCATCTCTTCTATTTCTAAGAGGAGTGAGGTGGAATCTAGATTGTGTGAGCTTCTTATAGAGTTGCTTGTGAAAGAGGCCACTTTTAATTTCATAAATTAGATCTTTGCAACTAGTCGTTATAAACTTACAGTCTTGAAATTGAATCCAATTATATAGTCTAGACTGATCACTTGAAGATAAAGAATCGATATTCTTAAAAATTAGTGTTTGTTCGCTAGAGAAATTACTTGTAGAAGATAATATCTTTTCTAGGTGAGCAGGGTCTTTGCAATTAAAAATATCTTTCTCACTATTATTTGATAAGTACTTCGCAAAGAATTCCTTACCAAGCCCTTTCTCTCCAACAATGAAGACATTGGTCTTACCATATTTTAATTTCTTTAAAGTTGTTCGGATTGCAGATGATTTCTGTGTTGAACCAAAGTAGATAAATGAATCTTTTAACTCAGGGTTTAAGTGAGCAATGCTCGTTGACTTAGATTTTACTATATAGTTCAAGAATCGCTTTGCAATTACAAGCGAGAGGAAGTGTCCCATATTCTCATCTATAATAGAGAATTGACCGCCCTTTTTGTTATTAAATTGTAGGACACCAATACACTTTCTTTCTTTATTTAATAGCGGTAGGCATAGGGTATTGTTAAGAGTGAATTTATCTTCATCTCTCTCTTTTGGCTCTTTTAAAAAAGTATTGATACATCTAGAAGTCGTAAAGCACTTACCAAGTTCTCCCTTATTAAAGGAGTTGTCTTTTATATGGGTGCAGTTGGAGCTGTGATAGATGTTTTCTAGTTTATCTTTTTCTAAATTAATTTTCCAAACTCTAACCTCCTCGCAGTGAAGTAGGTGAGCACATTCATCTAGTAGAGATGAAATATCAGAGCGACTAAATTCTTTATAGAGAACATTTAATAGACCAAATAACTCTACTCCATCATCAACATTAATTTCTCTAACGGAGAGTGAGGACTTAATGAGAAAGTCCTTAAGCTTCTTGCCTGAGAAGCCAGCAATATAATCAGTGATGAAATACTTTAATTCCGATTCTTCTGATTGGTTAATTAATTCGACACCGTAATTATATGTTTGTTCCTCAGAATTTTCTTGAAAGCTTCGAATGATAAAGCCTTCAACTTCAAGGTCCCATTTATTGAAAATCTTCTTTGTGAAGATCTCTATTTTTACTTTTGTTCCAATAGGTATATGAATATTTGATTTGAAAGAGAGACTAAAGAGATTGAAGTCAATGAGTCTCGTATCTTGTCCAAGTGTTTGTCTATTTCCATTTTGATGTAGCAGAGAGATTCTAAGGAAAATCTTATCATTTTGCTCTGAACGTACTCTGAATGATCTGTAGAATTTGAAATTTTTTAATCCATTACCCATAAGTATTTTATCGGTTTTTATCTAATAGAGTTTAAGAAAAAAGAATATTTTGCCGATAATATTAAAGATTAGTAGGGGAATAGAAATCTATGAATAATATTGTAAAACTTAAGTCATATCGCTCGTTTAGGATACCTGTTTCGGATAGTGATAAGATAAGTATGCAAATTTTAAAGTATAATTCTAAGACAGTAGATTACCCTAGCTCAGCTTGGAAGCTCTCAAATGTCAGTCTATCTGGGGTTGCTTTTGAATCTAGTTTGAAATTTGAACCAGATGGAGTCTTGGAGTTAGAGTTCAAGTTTAAAGGTCATACTTTTCACGTATGCTCTAAAGTAGCGAGATCTATTCCAAATTATAATGTTTTTGGAGAGGTCGAGAGCTTTATCTATGGTGTTGAGTTCTTCACTGAGGATCAAGACAATGGAAAGGAATTTATCTCTTCTTATATCTCAAGCTTTAGTACTAGAAGACTGAAGAAGCATCTCATTAATCTCTTAATCAATGAGAGTCGAATTAATACTTTCTCAGATGGACAGAAGCTCTCTCTTTCCTTGTCGTTATTCCTTGATATGAAGCAGTTTAAAGGGAT
Proteins encoded in this window:
- a CDS encoding AAA-type ATPase lid domain-containing protein → MGNGLKNFKFYRSFRVRSEQNDKIFLRISLLHQNGNRQTLGQDTRLIDFNLFSLSFKSNIHIPIGTKVKIEIFTKKIFNKWDLEVEGFIIRSFQENSEEQTYNYGVELINQSEESELKYFITDYIAGFSGKKLKDFLIKSSLSVREINVDDGVELFGLLNVLYKEFSRSDISSLLDECAHLLHCEEVRVWKINLEKDKLENIYHSSNCTHIKDNSFNKGELGKCFTTSRCINTFLKEPKERDEDKFTLNNTLCLPLLNKERKCIGVLQFNNKKGGQFSIIDENMGHFLSLVIAKRFLNYIVKSKSTSIAHLNPELKDSFIYFGSTQKSSAIRTTLKKLKYGKTNVFIVGEKGLGKEFFAKYLSNNSEKDIFNCKDPAHLEKILSSTSNFSSEQTLIFKNIDSLSSSDQSRLYNWIQFQDCKFITTSCKDLIYEIKSGLFHKQLYKKLTQSRFHLTPLRNRRDDILTIANYFIRIECVKRGLAPRELSPESMQYIISHYWPGNITELEKVIKKTFMLTSHDCEVIDIEKEEIHGFKNIEERLIFSADTSIHPDKIMKMIKSETREKKVS
- a CDS encoding FecR domain-containing protein, translated to MAINEVITTARDGSAVIDFNDEVIGTVILAPNTQVILRKSNSDGVRLLSLIRGHLRLYRDPAYEKKKVGVIVNIRDNPSAYHGSNFEIQYYKNKKLVTALNDDLKILKLRKKAIEKTQISPSKSDIQDRELYEDLQSLLESS